From one Amycolatopsis sp. FDAARGOS 1241 genomic stretch:
- a CDS encoding DUF485 domain-containing protein, translated as MSPTDTDVSGEPPDTWEQVQSSAEFRQLRTRLRRFVFPMAVLFLAWYLLYVLLADYAHGFMSTKLAGNFTVGLLFGLLQFVSTFLITWLYVRYANRNLDPLSERIREDIENPAESPAEKER; from the coding sequence ATGAGTCCCACCGACACCGACGTGTCCGGCGAACCACCGGACACCTGGGAACAAGTCCAGTCGAGTGCCGAATTCAGGCAGCTGCGCACGCGGCTGCGCCGCTTCGTCTTCCCGATGGCGGTGCTGTTCCTCGCCTGGTACCTGCTCTACGTGCTGCTGGCGGACTACGCCCACGGCTTCATGAGCACGAAGCTCGCGGGCAACTTCACCGTCGGCCTGCTGTTCGGCCTGCTGCAGTTCGTGTCGACGTTCCTCATCACGTGGCTGTACGTGCGCTACGCCAACCGGAACCTCGACCCGCTGTCCGAGCGGATCCGCGAAGACATCGAGAACCCGGCCGAGAGCCCGGCCGAGAAGGAGCGCTGA
- a CDS encoding cation acetate symporter gives MKTLAAGVEGSNPTLNIIIFAVFVLITLVIVFRASRNTKTASDYYAAGRAFNGPQNGIAISGDYLSAASFLGIAGAIAVYGYDGFLYSIGFLVAWLVALLLVAELLRNTGRFTMGDVLAFRMKQRPVRAAAAISTLIVSFFYLLAQMTGAGGLVALLLGIEGKAAQSVVIAIVGVIMIAYVLIGGMKGTTWVQIIKAALLIIGALVMTLWVLGKYGFNFSALLQGAVDKAGKAGETLLGPGKQYGATGTSKLDFFSLGIALVLGTAGLPHVLMRFYTVPTARDARRSVVWAIVLIGVFYLFTLVLGYGAGALVGPDDIKAAPGGVNSAAPLLALNLGGPVLLGLVSAIAFATILAVVAGLTITASASFAHDVYANVVKKGKASTGSEVRVARWTAVVIGAVAILGGILANGQNVAFLVALAFAVAASANLPTILYSLFWKRFNTQGALWSIYGGLVVSIVLIVFSPAVSGKPIDAKTGKSPSMLQGVDFHWFPLDNPGLVSIPVAFLLGWLGTVLSKERTSKKYAEMEVRALTGAGAEKAVQH, from the coding sequence ATGAAAACCCTCGCCGCGGGCGTCGAGGGCAGCAACCCGACGCTCAACATCATCATCTTCGCGGTGTTCGTGCTGATCACCCTGGTGATCGTGTTCCGCGCGAGCCGCAACACGAAGACGGCGTCCGACTACTACGCCGCCGGCCGGGCGTTCAACGGCCCGCAGAACGGCATCGCGATCAGCGGTGACTACCTGTCGGCCGCGTCGTTCCTCGGCATCGCCGGCGCCATCGCCGTGTACGGCTACGACGGGTTCCTGTACTCGATCGGCTTCCTCGTCGCGTGGCTGGTCGCGTTGCTGCTCGTGGCGGAGCTCCTGCGCAACACCGGCCGCTTCACGATGGGCGACGTGCTGGCGTTCCGCATGAAGCAGCGCCCGGTCCGCGCCGCGGCGGCGATCTCGACGCTGATCGTCTCGTTCTTCTACCTGCTGGCGCAGATGACCGGCGCCGGTGGCCTCGTGGCGCTGCTGCTGGGCATCGAAGGCAAGGCGGCGCAGTCGGTGGTCATCGCGATCGTCGGCGTGATCATGATCGCCTACGTGCTCATCGGCGGCATGAAGGGCACCACGTGGGTGCAGATCATCAAGGCCGCCCTGCTGATCATCGGCGCGCTCGTGATGACGCTGTGGGTGCTCGGCAAGTACGGCTTCAACTTCTCCGCCCTGCTGCAGGGCGCCGTCGACAAGGCCGGCAAGGCCGGGGAGACGCTGCTGGGGCCGGGTAAGCAGTACGGCGCCACGGGAACGTCCAAACTGGACTTCTTCTCGCTCGGTATCGCGCTGGTCCTCGGCACCGCGGGCCTGCCGCACGTGCTGATGCGCTTCTACACCGTGCCGACCGCGCGCGACGCCCGCCGCTCCGTGGTGTGGGCGATCGTGCTGATCGGCGTGTTCTATCTGTTCACGCTGGTCCTCGGCTACGGTGCCGGCGCCCTCGTCGGCCCGGACGACATCAAGGCCGCGCCCGGCGGGGTCAACTCGGCGGCTCCGCTGCTGGCCCTGAACCTCGGCGGCCCGGTGCTGCTGGGCCTGGTGTCGGCCATCGCCTTCGCGACGATCCTGGCCGTGGTGGCTGGTCTGACGATCACCGCGTCGGCTTCGTTCGCGCACGACGTGTACGCGAACGTGGTGAAGAAGGGCAAGGCTTCCACGGGTTCCGAGGTGCGGGTCGCCCGCTGGACGGCCGTGGTCATCGGCGCCGTCGCCATCCTCGGCGGCATCCTGGCCAACGGGCAGAACGTGGCGTTCCTCGTGGCGCTCGCCTTCGCCGTCGCGGCCTCGGCCAACCTGCCGACGATCCTGTACTCGTTGTTCTGGAAGCGCTTCAACACCCAGGGCGCGCTGTGGAGCATCTACGGCGGGCTGGTCGTGTCGATCGTGCTCATCGTGTTCTCCCCGGCGGTGTCGGGCAAGCCGATCGACGCCAAGACGGGCAAGAGCCCGTCGATGCTGCAGGGTGTCGACTTCCACTGGTTCCCGCTCGACAACCCCGGCCTGGTGTCGATCCCGGTGGCGTTCCTGCTCGGGTGGCTCGGGACGGTCTTGTCCAAGGAGCGGACGTCGAAGAAGTACGCCGAGATGGAGGTCCGGGCGCTGACGGGTGCCGGGGCCGAGAAGGCTGTGCAGCACTGA
- a CDS encoding peptidylprolyl isomerase yields the protein MHRAELPAPGRHGFFNRTICHRLTAYPTLKVLQCGDPSATGEGGPGYSFRDELPTTLPPAPNDPTGQRRTYSRGLLAMANAGPDTNGSQFFLVYGDSSLLPGYTVFGTVGAPGLRTLDRIAAGGIQPDAGTPPGTTPVDGKPVRTTQLKLVLPLGF from the coding sequence GTGCACCGTGCGGAGCTTCCTGCACCTGGCCGCCACGGCTTCTTCAACCGCACGATCTGCCACCGCCTCACCGCGTACCCGACCCTCAAGGTCCTCCAGTGCGGCGACCCGTCGGCCACCGGCGAGGGCGGCCCGGGCTACAGCTTCCGCGACGAACTGCCCACCACGCTCCCGCCGGCGCCGAACGACCCGACGGGGCAGCGCCGCACGTACTCCCGTGGCCTGCTCGCCATGGCCAACGCCGGCCCGGACACCAACGGCAGCCAGTTCTTCCTCGTCTACGGCGACTCCAGCCTGTTGCCCGGCTACACCGTTTTCGGCACCGTCGGCGCACCCGGCCTGCGCACCCTGGACCGCATCGCCGCCGGCGGCATCCAACCGGATGCCGGCACCCCACCCGGCACCACTCCCGTCGACGGCAAACCGGTGCGGACGACGCAGCTGAAGCTGGTGCTGCCGCTGGGGTTCTGA
- a CDS encoding cation acetate symporter, with amino-acid sequence MDLALAVTPVVLITLLIGVRGVAAMRTTSDFLVASRRISPLVNSAAVSGEYLSAASFLGVAGLVVKDGIGALWYPVGFTAGYIAMLVLVAAPMRRSGALTVPDFAEARLASPALRRIAAVVVLVIGTIYVVPQFRTAGLVLTAVGHTPYWVGVVIAGTAVSVTLALGGMRAATYVQAFQFFLKLLLFLVPALWLVLHVSTADRDAALTPVEFTRFAHQTPVDFQYDVTMVLREPTTIVTDAGPKTLGPGPLTAHRGDHLTFAAGAPVPDVSGGAALGGPGWQRPLLDVEKGYPLLATWAVLIATMLGTMGLPHVLMRFHTSPDGRAARRTAAITVALLGVFYLFPGVYGVLGRVLVPEIYLSGDTDTVVVALPSQVDTGWAGELFTALLTAGAFAAFLATSLGLLLVMSGALAYDLMPGGLRRLRVTVGFAAAAMVVLALPSAQLDAGVLVTWGFTVAASTFCPLLVLGIWWPRLTAAGAISGVLTGLVASSGSILFALAGPRLDGWVAILVSQPAPWSVPLAFGVMVLVSLRGRPPSWAGAATLRLHLDERAPGPEPPHSSSPAYRSSTVRRVARRLNR; translated from the coding sequence GTGGACCTCGCATTGGCGGTGACACCCGTCGTGCTCATCACGCTGCTCATCGGCGTGCGCGGGGTCGCCGCGATGCGCACGACTTCGGACTTCCTGGTGGCGTCGCGGCGGATCTCCCCGCTCGTGAACTCCGCGGCGGTGTCCGGGGAGTACCTGTCGGCCGCGTCGTTCCTCGGCGTCGCCGGGCTCGTGGTGAAGGACGGCATCGGGGCGCTGTGGTACCCCGTCGGGTTCACGGCCGGGTACATCGCGATGCTCGTGCTCGTCGCGGCGCCGATGCGGCGTTCCGGTGCGCTGACGGTCCCCGACTTCGCCGAAGCGCGCCTCGCGTCGCCGGCCCTGCGCAGGATCGCGGCGGTCGTGGTGCTGGTGATCGGGACGATCTACGTCGTGCCGCAGTTCCGCACGGCCGGGCTCGTGCTCACGGCCGTGGGCCACACGCCGTACTGGGTGGGGGTCGTCATCGCGGGCACGGCCGTCAGCGTCACGCTCGCGCTCGGCGGCATGCGCGCGGCCACATACGTGCAGGCGTTCCAGTTCTTCCTGAAGCTGTTGCTGTTCCTCGTCCCCGCGCTGTGGCTCGTGCTGCACGTGAGCACCGCCGACCGCGACGCCGCGCTCACGCCCGTCGAGTTCACCCGTTTCGCGCACCAGACGCCCGTGGACTTCCAGTACGACGTCACCATGGTCCTGCGCGAACCCACCACGATCGTCACCGACGCCGGTCCGAAAACGCTCGGCCCCGGCCCCCTCACCGCGCACCGCGGCGACCACCTCACCTTCGCCGCGGGTGCGCCCGTCCCCGACGTGAGCGGCGGCGCCGCACTCGGCGGCCCCGGCTGGCAGCGGCCGCTGCTCGACGTCGAAAAGGGCTACCCGCTGCTGGCGACGTGGGCGGTGCTGATCGCGACCATGCTCGGCACCATGGGCCTGCCCCACGTGCTCATGCGCTTCCACACCAGCCCCGACGGCCGCGCCGCGCGCCGGACCGCCGCGATCACCGTGGCGCTGCTGGGCGTGTTCTACCTGTTCCCCGGTGTGTACGGGGTGCTCGGCCGCGTGCTCGTGCCCGAGATCTACCTCTCCGGCGACACCGACACCGTCGTCGTCGCCCTGCCGTCGCAAGTGGACACCGGGTGGGCGGGCGAGCTGTTCACGGCGCTGCTCACGGCGGGCGCGTTCGCGGCGTTCCTGGCGACGTCGCTGGGTCTGCTGCTGGTGATGTCCGGCGCGCTCGCCTACGACCTGATGCCCGGCGGCCTGCGCCGCCTGCGGGTGACCGTCGGGTTCGCCGCCGCCGCGATGGTGGTGCTCGCGCTGCCGTCGGCGCAGCTCGACGCAGGCGTGCTGGTGACGTGGGGCTTCACCGTCGCCGCGTCGACGTTCTGCCCCCTGCTCGTGCTCGGCATCTGGTGGCCGCGGCTCACGGCCGCGGGCGCGATCAGCGGCGTGCTCACCGGGCTCGTCGCGTCGTCGGGCTCGATCCTGTTCGCCCTGGCCGGGCCACGGCTCGACGGGTGGGTGGCGATCTTGGTGTCGCAACCGGCACCCTGGTCCGTACCTCTCGCGTTCGGCGTGATGGTGCTCGTCTCACTGCGCGGCCGGCCCCCGTCGTGGGCCGGCGCGGCCACGCTGCGCCTGCACCTCGACGAGCGGGCGCCCGGGCCCGAACCGCCCCATTCGTCCTCCCCCGCGTACCGTTCGTCAACCGTTCGTCGTGTGGCACGGCGTTTGAACCGCTGA
- a CDS encoding sensor histidine kinase: protein MTEGVRLPWRSAARADAVPVLAAARKITDDLIDGLTGTHARRAAHGLRRLFGVAGLGLTDLSGSLLWSGRPAPDATIAHVLDEVLHSEEPATVDGVAAVPLHVHDELAGALLVVGDPRGEVVRQAADVVVQALERGRLEASADQAAQAELRALRAEMSPHFVYNALTVIASLVRSEPDRARDLMLDFADYTRYSLARHGEYTVVAEEFRAVETYLALQRAVLGERLKVQVRVAPEVLAVAVPYLVLEPLVENAIRHGIEPRAQAGLVQVHGQAEGNDCVISVEDDGVGMEPKLAADILAGRASDGSRGGLGLANVDRRLRNVYGAWYGLTVETEVGAGTRVVVRVPRFQPGVLP from the coding sequence ATGACGGAGGGTGTGCGGCTGCCGTGGCGGTCCGCAGCGCGCGCCGACGCCGTGCCGGTGCTGGCCGCGGCCCGGAAGATCACCGACGATCTGATCGACGGCCTCACCGGCACCCACGCGCGGCGCGCGGCCCACGGGCTGCGGCGCCTGTTCGGCGTGGCCGGGCTGGGTCTCACGGATCTGTCGGGGTCCCTGCTGTGGTCGGGTCGGCCGGCACCGGACGCGACGATCGCGCACGTGCTCGACGAGGTGCTGCACAGCGAAGAGCCGGCGACGGTGGACGGCGTGGCGGCGGTGCCGCTGCACGTCCACGACGAGCTGGCCGGTGCGTTGCTCGTGGTCGGCGACCCGCGCGGCGAGGTCGTGCGGCAGGCGGCGGACGTCGTGGTGCAGGCGCTGGAGCGCGGCCGGCTCGAGGCGTCGGCCGACCAGGCGGCGCAGGCCGAGCTGCGAGCGTTGCGAGCGGAGATGTCGCCGCACTTCGTGTACAACGCGCTGACCGTCATCGCGTCACTGGTCCGCTCGGAGCCGGACCGGGCGCGGGACCTGATGCTGGACTTCGCCGACTACACGCGGTACAGCCTCGCGCGCCACGGGGAGTACACCGTGGTGGCCGAAGAGTTCCGCGCGGTGGAGACGTACCTGGCGCTGCAGCGTGCGGTGCTGGGTGAGCGGCTGAAGGTGCAGGTGCGCGTGGCGCCGGAGGTACTGGCGGTGGCCGTGCCGTACCTCGTGCTGGAGCCGCTGGTGGAGAACGCGATCCGGCACGGCATCGAACCGCGGGCGCAAGCCGGGCTGGTCCAGGTGCACGGGCAGGCGGAGGGGAACGACTGCGTGATCAGCGTGGAGGACGACGGGGTGGGCATGGAGCCGAAGCTGGCCGCGGACATCCTCGCGGGCCGGGCTTCCGACGGTTCTCGCGGCGGCCTGGGACTGGCCAATGTGGACAGACGACTGCGCAACGTCTACGGCGCGTGGTACGGGCTGACGGTGGAGACGGAGGTCGGGGCCGGCACACGCGTGGTCGTGCGGGTACCGCGGTTCCAGCCGGGGGTGCTGCCGTGA
- a CDS encoding LytTR family DNA-binding domain-containing protein produces the protein MSGLRVLAVDDLAPALDELCRMLRDAPEVGEVVGAGDALRALKLLQADHFDAVFLDISMPGLDGLELASLLAKLSEPPVIVFVTAHDGHAVTAYGIGAVDYLLKPVRTERLAAALAKVVRMAGDRHPAAAPDAMAALPVDAGGRTRYVRRDDVLFAEAHGDYVRLHTRTGVHPVRMPISRLAEYWEGAGFTRVHRGYLLAVSAVVELRSDTTGGLLAHTPAGDVPVSRRHARDLRDRLLEAAQQGRLGSPR, from the coding sequence GTGAGCGGGCTGCGGGTGCTGGCCGTCGACGACCTGGCGCCGGCGCTGGACGAGCTGTGCCGCATGCTGCGCGACGCGCCGGAGGTCGGCGAGGTCGTGGGCGCGGGTGATGCGTTGCGGGCGCTGAAACTGCTGCAGGCGGATCACTTCGACGCGGTGTTCCTCGACATCTCCATGCCGGGCCTCGACGGGCTGGAGCTGGCGTCGCTGCTGGCGAAGCTGTCGGAGCCGCCCGTGATCGTGTTCGTGACCGCGCACGACGGTCACGCCGTGACGGCGTACGGCATCGGCGCCGTGGACTACCTGCTGAAGCCCGTGCGCACGGAACGCCTGGCGGCTGCACTGGCGAAGGTCGTGCGCATGGCCGGCGACCGCCACCCGGCCGCCGCGCCCGATGCCATGGCCGCCCTCCCGGTCGACGCGGGCGGCCGCACCCGCTACGTGCGCCGCGACGACGTGCTCTTCGCGGAAGCCCACGGCGACTACGTCCGCCTGCACACCCGGACCGGCGTGCACCCCGTCCGCATGCCCATCTCGCGCCTCGCGGAGTACTGGGAGGGCGCCGGCTTCACCCGCGTCCACCGCGGTTACCTGCTCGCGGTGTCCGCCGTGGTCGAACTCCGCAGCGACACCACGGGCGGCCTCCTGGCCCACACCCCCGCCGGCGACGTGCCCGTGAGCCGCCGCCACGCCCGCGACCTCCGCGACCGCCTGCTGGAGGCCGCGCAACAGGGCCGGCTGGGGTCGCCGCGATGA